The Streptomonospora litoralis genome window below encodes:
- a CDS encoding DEAD/DEAH box helicase, translated as MTHVEHLPRGDGVSEHWPDWTPSSVRERLAEQGITAPWTHQAAAADLARSGSNVIIATGTASGKSLAFLLPCAEAVEQGGTVLYVSPAKALAADQRRALADLGLAELRPATYDGDTPREERAWIRAHANYVLTNPDMLHHALLGNHAAWSGFLRRLRYVVIDEAHRYRGVFGSHVAQIVRRLRRICARYRSEPVFILASATTGTPEESACRLIGAPVRAVTGDASPRPALSFALIEPELTAQTGENGAPVRRTATAEAAHVLADLAEKGVRTLAFVRSRQASEVVALTAQRILREREARAASRGRGSGHRDPWELGPSDGGWADRVEASGSEEPYEAPPAPAQSPEAERTGGSAVPEPSADAPAPPAAESGTAPGGLDRLSERVAAYRAGYLATDRRGLEDALRNGELLGLATTNALELGVDITGLDAVVVTGWPGTLASLWQQAGRAGRSGRDALAVFIARDDPLDTYLVHHPEAVFGRPVEATVLDPDNPYVLGPHLCAAASEIPLTEDDLALFGPGAADVLDDLVERGLLRRRPRGWFWTRRDRASALADLRGSGGPPVQIVDAASGQLMGTVDEAAAHGTVHDGAVYLHQGLTYVVDELDLEESVALVHAEAPDYSTWARDTTEVEVLRTLRGEQWGVEAAVCFGEVEVTRQVVSYLKRDVRTGSVLGEQALDLPERRLNSRAVWWTLSPEATDRLRKADVEVRGAAHAAEHAAIGLLPLFATCDRWDIGGVSTALHADTGCLTVFVYDGHEGGAGFAERGYAAAREWLAATRHAIADCECTDGCPSCIQSPKCGNGNDPLSKPGALRLIDAILAGDA; from the coding sequence GTGACACATGTGGAGCACCTGCCGCGTGGCGACGGGGTAAGTGAACACTGGCCAGACTGGACACCGTCCTCGGTACGTGAGCGGCTTGCTGAGCAGGGGATCACGGCACCCTGGACCCACCAGGCCGCTGCCGCGGATCTCGCGCGCTCCGGTAGCAATGTGATCATAGCCACGGGTACCGCTTCGGGGAAATCGCTCGCGTTCCTGCTGCCCTGCGCCGAAGCGGTCGAACAGGGCGGCACCGTGCTTTACGTCTCCCCCGCCAAGGCGCTGGCCGCCGACCAGCGGCGTGCGCTGGCCGACCTCGGCCTGGCGGAACTGCGGCCGGCCACCTACGACGGCGACACCCCGCGCGAGGAGCGCGCCTGGATCCGCGCGCACGCCAACTACGTGCTGACCAACCCCGACATGCTGCACCATGCCCTCCTGGGCAACCACGCCGCCTGGTCGGGTTTCCTGCGGCGGCTGCGCTACGTCGTGATCGACGAGGCGCACCGCTACCGCGGCGTATTCGGCTCCCACGTCGCCCAGATCGTGCGGCGCCTGCGCCGCATCTGCGCCCGCTACCGAAGCGAGCCCGTTTTCATCCTGGCCTCGGCCACCACGGGGACGCCCGAGGAGAGCGCGTGCCGACTGATCGGCGCGCCGGTGCGGGCGGTGACCGGGGACGCCTCGCCGCGGCCCGCGCTCAGCTTCGCGCTGATCGAGCCGGAGCTGACCGCGCAGACCGGCGAGAACGGCGCGCCGGTGCGGCGCACCGCCACCGCCGAGGCCGCGCACGTACTGGCCGACCTCGCGGAGAAGGGTGTGCGCACCCTCGCCTTCGTGCGCTCGCGGCAGGCGTCGGAGGTCGTGGCGCTGACCGCGCAGCGCATCCTGCGTGAGCGCGAGGCCCGCGCCGCCTCCCGCGGGCGCGGCTCGGGGCACCGGGACCCGTGGGAACTCGGCCCGTCGGACGGCGGGTGGGCGGACCGAGTCGAAGCGTCTGGGTCCGAGGAGCCGTACGAAGCACCGCCCGCGCCGGCGCAGAGCCCTGAGGCGGAACGAACCGGCGGCAGTGCGGTTCCGGAGCCGTCCGCCGACGCCCCCGCTCCCCCCGCGGCGGAGTCCGGAACGGCCCCCGGCGGACTCGACCGGCTATCCGAGCGGGTGGCCGCCTACCGCGCCGGCTACCTGGCCACCGACCGGCGGGGCCTGGAGGACGCGCTGCGCAACGGCGAACTACTGGGCCTGGCCACGACCAACGCGCTGGAACTGGGAGTCGACATCACCGGCCTGGACGCCGTGGTCGTCACCGGGTGGCCGGGAACCCTCGCCTCGCTGTGGCAGCAGGCCGGCCGGGCGGGCCGCTCGGGGCGCGACGCCCTGGCCGTCTTCATCGCCCGCGACGACCCGTTGGACACCTACCTGGTGCACCATCCCGAGGCGGTCTTCGGGCGGCCGGTCGAGGCGACCGTGCTCGATCCGGACAACCCTTATGTGCTGGGGCCGCACCTGTGCGCCGCCGCGTCCGAAATCCCACTGACCGAGGACGACCTGGCCCTGTTCGGCCCGGGGGCCGCGGACGTGCTCGACGACCTGGTCGAGCGCGGGCTGCTGCGGCGGCGGCCGCGGGGATGGTTCTGGACCCGGCGCGACCGCGCGTCGGCACTGGCCGACCTGCGCGGCTCCGGCGGTCCGCCGGTGCAGATCGTGGACGCCGCCAGCGGGCAGCTGATGGGCACGGTCGACGAGGCCGCGGCGCACGGGACCGTCCACGACGGAGCGGTCTACCTGCATCAGGGACTCACCTACGTGGTCGACGAGCTGGACCTGGAGGAGTCGGTGGCGCTGGTGCACGCCGAGGCGCCCGACTACAGCACGTGGGCGCGTGACACCACCGAGGTCGAGGTCCTGCGGACGCTGCGCGGGGAGCAGTGGGGGGTGGAGGCGGCGGTGTGCTTCGGCGAGGTCGAGGTCACCCGGCAGGTGGTGTCCTACCTGAAGCGCGACGTGCGCACCGGCTCGGTTCTCGGCGAACAGGCGCTCGACCTGCCCGAGCGTCGGCTGAACTCGCGCGCCGTGTGGTGGACGCTCTCGCCCGAGGCGACCGACCGGCTGCGCAAGGCCGACGTCGAGGTACGCGGCGCCGCCCATGCCGCCGAGCACGCCGCGATCGGCTTGCTGCCGCTGTTCGCCACCTGCGACCGGTGGGACATCGGCGGCGTCTCGACGGCGCTGCACGCCGACACCGGGTGCCTCACGGTGTTCGTCTACGACGGTCACGAGGGCGGAGCGGGATTCGCCGAGCGCGGCTACGCGGCTGCCCGCGAGTGGCTGGCCGCCACCCGCCACGCCATCGCCGACTGCGAATGCACGGACGGCTGCCCCTCGTGCATCCAGTCGCCCAAGTGCGGCAACGGCAACGATCCGCTGAGCAAGCCGGGTGCGCTGCGGCTGATCGATGCGATCCTCGCCGGCGATGCCTAG
- a CDS encoding ATP-binding protein codes for MALVQLTISALPAHVRTARLMATAVARRAGIAETALDEVRLAVGEACSRAVEAHRVHCPSRPIQLDLIDSAVPRGSAANNAETPERAPHNGHPAQRFEVVVFDRAPAKEPAAKSGDHIADAEFDFGENTPPGGVSGLSPDVGLAVIVGLADEVSIEPHEDGTVVRMSWPLGKADPESDAELVG; via the coding sequence ATGGCACTCGTCCAGCTCACGATCAGCGCGCTGCCCGCCCATGTGCGCACGGCCCGGCTCATGGCCACGGCCGTCGCCCGGCGGGCGGGCATCGCCGAAACCGCCCTCGACGAGGTTCGGCTGGCGGTCGGCGAGGCATGCTCCCGCGCCGTAGAGGCGCACCGGGTGCACTGCCCCAGCCGCCCGATCCAGCTCGACCTGATCGACAGTGCGGTACCCCGCGGCTCGGCGGCGAACAACGCCGAAACCCCCGAGCGCGCGCCGCACAACGGCCATCCCGCTCAGCGCTTCGAGGTCGTGGTGTTCGACCGCGCCCCGGCCAAGGAGCCGGCGGCGAAATCAGGCGACCACATAGCCGACGCCGAGTTCGACTTCGGGGAGAACACGCCTCCCGGCGGTGTCTCGGGCCTGTCGCCCGATGTCGGCCTCGCCGTGATCGTCGGGCTCGCCGACGAGGTCAGCATCGAGCCCCATGAGGACGGCACCGTCGTCCGGATGAGCTGGCCCCTCGGCAAGGCCGATCCCGAATCCGACGCCGAACTCGTCGGCTGA
- a CDS encoding STAS domain-containing protein produces the protein MDLKLDHHTQDDTEIVVVEGEIDVYTAPRLRELLIDLVNKGNFHLVVNMEKVEFLDSTGLGVLVGGLKRVRAHDGTLDLVCTQERILKIFRITGLTKVFGIHDSVQEAIDKRKSK, from the coding sequence GTGGACTTGAAGCTTGATCACCACACACAGGACGACACAGAGATCGTGGTCGTCGAGGGTGAGATCGACGTCTATACCGCGCCCCGGCTGCGTGAGCTCCTGATCGACCTGGTCAACAAGGGCAACTTCCATCTCGTGGTGAACATGGAGAAGGTGGAGTTCCTCGACTCGACCGGGCTCGGTGTGCTCGTGGGCGGCCTGAAGCGCGTGCGTGCCCACGACGGCACGCTCGATCTGGTCTGCACCCAGGAGCGCATCCTGAAGATCTTCCGGATCACCGGGCTGACCAAGGTCTTCGGTATCCACGACTCCGTGCAGGAAGCCATCGACAAACGCAAGTCGAAGTAG